In Odontesthes bonariensis isolate fOdoBon6 chromosome 9, fOdoBon6.hap1, whole genome shotgun sequence, the following proteins share a genomic window:
- the LOC142388230 gene encoding uncharacterized protein LOC142388230, translating to MHQHTRQHVFTPILHQPAAIPPVMMGTQDRNLNMHPPRQTPRAYFSPINAIHRATQKSFRSITQGRWGAMHVCIAWRIYYHQQLEKMKQNPKSLQQELLPECSTTSLPDSVQPKESHQPCCSSLDSPCEVSPFRNTGDRSESGNMPANMSENRSCPSDHQPSSSASCDSHAAPLGDVDRPAKRLLKKKVDGKERDISNQTDVTKDLPFRDKSWHPQVIPELDGGRIGSLGRKRKLEDDGFLQVKRVKQETEDNQSDSSLTLHSDPSSLIAPHAHPSSHTVQAHDKNISSLCVSNPNGCTCTISHPGTELHPYQTLSRDPTWSSGLDFHFRQKALKGYFCNSFYGFFAPPLYFPLALRQQETVRHRRTQTLPFFLPPLQMSTPSSWPLSNILSGPLESPESA from the exons ATGCATCAGCACACCCGGCAGCATGTCTTCACTCCCATCCTGCACCAACCCGCGGCCATCCCACCGGTCATGATGGGAACCCAGGACAGAAAC CTCAACATGCATCCTCCCAGACAAACACCCAGGGCCTATTTTTCTCCCATCAACGCCATTCACAGAGCGACGCAGAAGTCCTTCAGATCAATA acacAAGGGAGATGGGGTGCAATGCATGTCTGTATTGCATGGAGGATTTACTACCACCAACAACTCGAG aaaatgaaacaaaacccCAAAAGTCTTCAACAAGAGCTGTTACCTGAGTGTTCAACCACAAGTCTACCTGACTCGGTGCAGCCCAAAGAGTCACACCAACCCTGCTGCTCATCTTTAG ACTCTCCATGTGAGGTCTCACCATTCCGAAACACTGGTGACAGGAGTGAATCTGGAAACATGCCGGCGAATATGAGTGAAAACAGAAGCTGTCCCTCTGATCATCAACCATCTTCATCAGCATCCTGCGACAGCCATGCAGCACCGTTAGGGGATGTGGACCGACCTGCAAAGCGGCTCTTGAAGAAGAAAGTTGACGGGAAAGAGAGAGACATAAGCAACCAAACGGACGTAACAAAAGATTTACCCTTTAGGGACAAATCCTGGCATCCACAGGTGATTCCTGAACTTGATGGAGGACGCATTGGCTCACTCGGCAGGAAGAGGAAGCTTGAGGATGACGGCTTTCTTCAAGTGAAGAGGGTGAAGCAGGAAACCGAAGATAACCAGAGTGATTCTTCTTTGACTTTACACTCTGACCCATCCTCATTAATCGCACCTCACGCACATCCATCCTCACATACCGTACAAGCGCACGATAAGAATATAAGTAGTTTATGTGTCTCAAATCCTAACGGTTGTACATGTACTATCTCTCATCCAGGCACAGAGTTGCATCCCTACCAAACTCTGTCACGGGATCCCACTTGGAGCAGCGGGCTGGATTTCCATTTTAGACAAAAAGCCCTTAAAGGTTATTTCTGTAACTCTTTTTACGGTTTCTTTGCACCACCTCTTTATTTCCCCCTTGCACTGAGGCAGCAGGAGACGGTTCGCCACAGACGGACACAGACACTCCCGTTTTTTTTACCACCACTGCAGATGTCAACTCCCTCATCCTGGCCTCTTAGTAACATCCTATCTGGACCTCTAGAGTCTCCAGAGTCTGcctga